DNA sequence from the bacterium genome:
CCTGACCGAACCGTTCCGTTCCGTAAACGTTCTTTTTTGCATCGATCATCTCTAAAACAACGTGGTAGCCTGACTCGAAGAGCGAGTCGTACTTTGCAAACTGAAGACTCGAATAAGGCAGTGATAAGTACCCTTTAACGAAGAACTTGCCGTCCTTCTCACCCCGCTCTATAGAACTCTGGAAATCGTATTCGACCGACCCGGGCTGGCCAAACAAAGATAAAAGCAACAATAACTTCATCACTATATCATAACCGTATAGCGCAAGTTGTCAAGAAGCAAGATGCTCCTTCAGAGCGGCTGAAAAGATCGCAGGGGGGTGATCCCTTTCGTCCGTTATCCTTTCTCAAGCATCCTTTTGAGTGGTTGCCAGTAGAACTCCTCCCAGCCTTCAGCTTTAGATTTGACATCGTCAGGCTCCAGATTGTCCTGCGTAAAGGTCAACTCCGTTCCTCCCTCCTTCTCTTCGAGAGCAAAGGTCACCCGTGAATAATAGCCGTCGGGCCAGTCGAGAGCGTGCCACGACTGCACGATCTTTTTATCCGGCATGAGATCGATGTTCGTTCCGATGCAATAACCCTCGTAAGTAGTGTACTTGCCTCCAATATTCCTGCTGATATGAGCTTTCTTCCCTGTGAATTTCGTATGGAGTTCGGAATCCATGAGCGCTTCGTAAATCTCGTGAGCGGAGGCTCTTATGAATATCTTCTGCTTTAAGGTTTCTTTCATGATTCCTCCTTTGGCTGCAAAGTATACATTAATTTACCTGTATTGTCAAGACCAGAAAAAGCGGGGCCGAAGCCCCGCAATTTTCTCTCAAGAAAGATTTTAACGGGTTAAAATCTTTCTGTAATGGATTTTCCCTGCATGAACAGCAGGAGGTAATCCCTGCCGCCGGCCTTGGAGTCGGTGCCGGACATGTTGAACCCGCCGAACGGCTGCACGTCAACGAGCGCTCCCGTGCACTTGCGGTTGATGTACATGTTGCCCACGTGGAACAGGCGCTTCGCCTTCTCAATCTTTGCCCTGTCTCTCGTGAACACGGCGCCCGTCAGGCCGTACTCGGTCGAGTTCACTATCCTCAGGCCGTCGTCGAAGTCCTTGCACTTTATCAACGCGAGAACGGGAGCGAATATCTCCTCCTGCGCAAGCCGGGCGTCCCAGGCGATGTCGCCGAACACGGTGGGTTCGATGAAGAAGCCCTTGTCGCCCGCGCGGCCGCCGCCCGCAAGAAGCTTGCCTTCCTTCTTGCCTATTTCTATATACGCGAGCGTGTTCTTCATTGACTTCTCGTTGATAACGGGGCCCATCCAGTTCTTCTGGTCCTTAGTCGGGCCGACCGTTATCTTCTGCACGCGCGGCACGAGCTTTTTCACGAACTCGTCGTAGACCTTCTCTGAGATTATCGCGCGCGAGCAGGCAGAGCATTTCTGGCCCTGGAACCCGAACGCACTGATAGCGACCGCTTCCACAGCGGCGTCGATATCGGCGTTTTCATCCACAAGGATGCAGTCCTTGCCGCCCATCTCGGCGACCACGCGCTTTATCCATATCTGGCCGGGCTGCGTCTTTGCCGCGTTCTCAATTATCCGCAACCCCACTTCCTTGGAGCCGGTGAAAGAAATGAAGCGCGTCTTCGGATGGTTCACGAGGTACTCGCCAGCTATCGAACCCGGGCCTGTCAAAAAGTTCAGCACCCCGCCGGGAAGTCCGGCTTCCTTCATTATCTCTAAAAATAGCTGACCTATCATGGGTGAGTCCGAAGAGGGTTTCAAAATTATCGTGTTGCCCGTGACCATTGCGGCCGTGCTCATGCCCACGAGAATTGCCCAGGGGAAGTTCCAAGGCGGTATAATCAAACCAACGCCGAGCGGTATATATCTGAGCTCGTTGTTCTCGCCGGGGTACGGTGTCACGGGCTGGTTGGGGCCCAGACGCAGCATCTCGCGCGCGTAGAACTCAAGAAAGTCGATGCCCTCGGCGGTGTCCGCGTCCGCCTCGAGCCAGTTCTTGCCTTCCTCGAGCACCATCGCCGCGTTTATCTCGTAGCGGCGACGGCGCGAAATCTCGGCTGCCTTCAAGAAGATGTTCGCGCGCTCGCGGTAGTCGAAAAATCTCCACCACTCGAACGCTTCGAGCGCGGCTTGCATCGCCTGTCCCGCAAGCTTTTCGTCGGCCTTCTGGAAATGACCGATAATTTGCTCCGGGTTCGCGGGATTGACAGACGCAAAGGTCTGGCTTGCCTTCACGTCCTTTCCAGCGATGTACAGTGGATAGGTCTGTCCAAGCTTTTTTTCTAACGCCGCCATAGCGTCCAATTGCAGCTTCTTGATAGTCTCATTGGAAAAGTCCTTGTAAGTCTCGTTCTTGAACGGAAGAACCACAGTGCCTCCTAGATATTTTGTTTCTTGATTTTGTTGAATGTTACCGAATAGGGGAGGAAAGTCAAACGGGAGAAGAATAGACAAGGGGTTTAAACCCCTTGTCGAATATTTGAATTTGAGCCAATGATAGTGCTTAGCGGGTGAAAGTCAAACTTAATGATACCCTCCCCCTTGACGGGGAGGGTAGGGTGGGGGTGTCATTGGCGAGCTAGCGTACGGAGTACGCGTGAGCGGAAGATTCTCTTCCGCAATGCTTCGAGCAACCGAAGCGCCGTAGGGCGACAGCTACGTTGCAATCTCACAGAAATGCGGACCCATCTGAAGGTCGACCAATACAAGCTTGGGGTTGACAATAACATTACTTGATGTTATCCTAAACAATAAGGAGACTAAGTGAATACAAGAGAAGTCAATGGGAAACCCACACTAATAATATTATGGCTTATTGTTTTCTTTTCTCTCAACTGTGCTAAAAACCCAACATCTATTAGGTTTCAAAACTCGAGATTCTTGCCTGATTCCGAATATCTATATTATGGTGAAACATTCAGAGTTGAATCACCCACCAATTTTAATGTAAAGAACCCTCATCATGTCGCGCAATACTCTGTCTGTATGTGTATTAACGGTTATACTAATCAACTGCTACAAGAAATTACACATGTAGAAAGAGATACTGAAATGGGGAATGCTTATGTTTCGTTCGTTAGAGAAATCGGGCCTGACCTTGAGATATATAAAGGTGTACCCTTATTGTTAAAATTTGAGGCTTACGCAGATTATAGGAATACTGAAGACATCAGTGTCTGGTATTATTATCTTGTAGACGAGGCTGGGAATTGTTTGACCAGAAAACCTTGGGTTTCTTTACATCTTTCCAGAATAAATGGTAATTGTGCTTTGACGGGCATATTCGTTAATTTGCCAGACGAAGATTTAATGGATATACCTGAAGGCTTGCAGAGAGAGTGATAGTTCGTAGGGGTCGACCTTCAGGTCGGCCCGCAAGCGCTAGGTGGAGTATAGAAGCTTAACGAACTCTTCCACGCTCAAGCCAACATGCCGGAGGATTGCCCTCAATGTTCCGGTATCGAGTTCCTTGTGATCAGGAATAACGACCTGCGCAAAAGGTTTCATGCGTCTTAGAATGATGTGGCTACTGTGCTGGCGTTTGACGACGAATCCAGCCTTCAGCAAAGCGTTAACGCATTTACGGCCTGAGATTCGCGGAATCTTGGTCACACAGCGACGACGATGGTTTCGAACCGTTCTTCAGGAATAGGAAGGCCGTCCTCTTCAAGCGCCTTGACGTATCCTTCAATCGCTTCCTTGATGTTGACCAGCGCATTTTCCTTGCTCTTTCCCTGGCTTACGCATCCGGGCAGGCTTGGGCACTCGGCCACCCAGTAGCCGTCCTCGCCTTTATAGATAACTACCTGTCTCATATCTTCTAATATAGCCATCCTGCGTCCGGTGTCAAGCTCTTATCAATGGAACTTCGTTCGTCAGAAAGCGCCTCAGTCCGGCAATTTAAGCTTGTATACGTTAAGGCCTATTCTCAGGCTTTCGTCCGGGTAGTCAGGCACAATCACGTTGCCTTCGGTGGTCGCTATGATGACGGACTTGCCAGACGAAGACGGCCCGAACTGCTTGGAGAGGTCAACCTTGACCGTGAGCACGGAACCTTCAACCGTCATTTCAACGTTTTTCATAGGAGTGATTCTGGCGGAGGTTTTTCTCTTGTTAAGGGGGCATTGGTCGGGGGGCACGAAGTAGGCTTGTGGGGTATTGGTGTATTTCATCCGCAGCGTGGGAGAGGGGGCGGCCACAAAGAAGGTGGCGCTAATCCCTCTTTAATTCCCCCTTCATAAGAGGGGGCACCAAACTAATCCTTGATTCGTTTCCTAAAACCAAGGCACTATTCTAAAAACTTTTCACCCCAAACGTCTGCTTCCCATCCGTTCGGGGACCCCGAATTAGTTCTCGAAACGTGGCTTTGTTTGATTCATTGACCTTGAATTTTGTCTATCTTTTGGGGTAGTTTTGTCCCATTTTTGTCCATCTTTTGTCCACTATCTGACCACTTTTTGTCCATAAAACGTGAACTCGATTGTGGCACGAAACGGAATTAAGGTAGCACGGAATTTAGGTCGAGACGCGAGTATCCGGCGTCGGAGGCAATCCAGAGATAGCGTCCGGAAAGGTAGACGCTGGTTACGTTATCTGAAAGTAAACCGTCTTTTGACGTAAGATAGAGCTGGAAGTTGGTCTCAGGCTTGTAAATCGTAACACCGCCCTTGCCGCCGAGTATCACAAGACTGTCAGTACCCGTTACCGAACGCTGGGGAACAGGCATAAATCCCGGAGCTGCGTAATATGCCCAACCCGAACGCGACTGCTTGACGACGAGTGAGCCTGTCCAGAAGTAGCGGCTGTTTTTACCACTAACTATAGCATATACGTTATTTCTAACGAGCTTTGAACGGTCGTCCTGCAGAGGTGCGGGTTGTCCTTTAGGAATTATCGCAAGCGTAATGCCGTCCTGGGATGCGACGAACAGCGAATCCATGTGAAAATCGACGTCGTAAATCGTCTTTTGAGTAGTAATTGTAGAAAGTGTCTTAGCGGCAATGTTGAATACGTCAATCCTATACAGATCGAGCAGGAACACGTTCCCGCCTGCAAGTCTAGCTTTATCATAACCTGTCGTACGAAGATTGTTCGCCAGGCCGAGACTCCATGAAGGCTGGTCGCTGGTTGTTGTGCCCCACCTCGAGAATGAATGAAAGACGGTTCCGCCCTTGGGCAATATCTGGTCGACACCGTTTGAACCGAAGGCATAAAGTGAACTATCAGATGTAAAAAAAGAACTTACATTAGTCGCTGTCGGACTCTGATAGCGTGCAAGCTCGCGCCAGGCAAGTGCATCGAAGATGAGATAACCGTATCCAGAAACGGTTACAAAGGCTTTGTTATCGAAAACATACACGCGGGAATATGGCCGCTGAGAGAGTTCAGGATCAACCATAACCCACGGCGCCAGAAAGGGATAGCTTCGCGGTTTGTTTTCCGGCATATCGAGACCGTACCAGGTGACGGTTGAATCGGGTTTTGTGTCTGTCTCGCTTTTTGTGTTTTTTGAAATACTTGTGAGCGAGGAGCCGTGATCGAGGAATACGTAATCAGCATTCAGACCCATTCTCGAAACTGTTAAGTTTTGATTTAATAGGACTTGCGAAGTGATTCTTGCCTGCGAATTAAATTCGTAAAGCGCACCGTTAGTCGTTACGACCCAGAAACCGGCAATCTTCCTGTCGTATACCGCCATGGAGATATTTGAAGGCAGTCCGCTTTCCGGACCATAGGTTGTTGAAGGTCTGAAAGATATATCATCAAGTGCGACGATAGAGTTATTCGTGACGCAGAAAACATCATTGAAAAGCTTATCGGATGTAAAGTTTTTTATATTGTTGAGGTCAGGATACTGCAGCCAGTCCGAGGGATTGTATATGTACGCCGTAAGAGCTAAAAGTAGAATTTTCATACACTAATGATCACAAGTTTTCTCAAACTCTTCTTCCTCTTCTTCCTGAAGAGAGAGCATTGCATCTGGAAGGTATTCGATAATATCTCCCGCGAGCAGGGAATGCTCGCCTATATCCTCAACTGCGATATCGGCCGCTTTTCCGTGAAGCCACACACCAAATCTTGCAGCAGGCGATAAAGCCATCCCTTGCGCGACCAGCCCGGCTATAATACCCGTGAGCACGTCACCCGAACCTCCGGAAGCCAGTCCGGAGTTGCCTGTGGAGTTTATCCAAGTCTCTGAAGGACATGCAGTTATCGTAGGTGCACCCTTGAGGACTAGCACCAATCCCCATTTTTTTGCATACTCTTCGCAGATATCCAGTCTCTTTTGATCAATCTCCCCTGGTTTATCTCCGATAAGTCTGGCAAGCTCGCCTGGGTGGGGGGTGAGAACGAGCGGCGGTTTCTTTCCGCTCAGTAGATTTATGTCCGTGGCCAGGGCATTGATTCCGTCGGCATCAATTATAAGGGGTTTTTTCAATTCCTTAAATATCTTTTTTACGAGTTCGACTGTTTCCGGATGCGCGCCAAGTCCGGGACCGAGAGCTATAAGTTTCGCATCCTCTGATTTCTCAAGTATAAGCTCATCTGCGCTTAAGGCAAGGTGCCCATCGCCCGTATCGGGTAAAGGGATTTTAACAATTTCAAGAAGGGTAGAATCAAATACATCTGCCATCGTTTCGGGAAAACCAAGATAAACCAATCCAGCGCCCGTTCTTGCAGCGGCTTCGGCAGCAAGGCGCGCCGCGCCGCTCATGCCTCTCGAACCGGCTATAATCAAAACCTTGCCGAACGAGGCTTTGTTTCCCCATTCGATCCTTTCTGGAAGTAAAGAAAAAGCTTCTTCCTGGGTCATCAATCTTAATCTGCCCTCGGTGTCCGTGATGCCAGTTGGAATGCCTATGTCTGCAATCCACGTTTCGCCGCAGTTAAGTCTTGAAGGATAGAGAAGATGGCAGGGTTTAAGATAAGCCATGCTTACAGTAACGTCGGCATTGACTGAAAAATCTTTAGAGTACTGAACTGCATCGCTATCGATTCCGGATGGGACGTCCACGCTTACTATGAAGGATTGAGAATGGTTGATAAATTCTATCAGTTTAGCCGGTATTCCT
Encoded proteins:
- the pruA gene encoding L-glutamate gamma-semialdehyde dehydrogenase; protein product: MVLPFKNETYKDFSNETIKKLQLDAMAALEKKLGQTYPLYIAGKDVKASQTFASVNPANPEQIIGHFQKADEKLAGQAMQAALEAFEWWRFFDYRERANIFLKAAEISRRRRYEINAAMVLEEGKNWLEADADTAEGIDFLEFYAREMLRLGPNQPVTPYPGENNELRYIPLGVGLIIPPWNFPWAILVGMSTAAMVTGNTIILKPSSDSPMIGQLFLEIMKEAGLPGGVLNFLTGPGSIAGEYLVNHPKTRFISFTGSKEVGLRIIENAAKTQPGQIWIKRVVAEMGGKDCILVDENADIDAAVEAVAISAFGFQGQKCSACSRAIISEKVYDEFVKKLVPRVQKITVGPTKDQKNWMGPVINEKSMKNTLAYIEIGKKEGKLLAGGGRAGDKGFFIEPTVFGDIAWDARLAQEEIFAPVLALIKCKDFDDGLRIVNSTEYGLTGAVFTRDRAKIEKAKRLFHVGNMYINRKCTGALVDVQPFGGFNMSGTDSKAGGRDYLLLFMQGKSITERF
- a CDS encoding type II toxin-antitoxin system HicA family toxin, translated to MTKIPRISGRKCVNALLKAGFVVKRQHSSHIILRRMKPFAQVVIPDHKELDTGTLRAILRHVGLSVEEFVKLLYST
- a CDS encoding type II toxin-antitoxin system HicB family antitoxin; the protein is MRQVVIYKGEDGYWVAECPSLPGCVSQGKSKENALVNIKEAIEGYVKALEEDGLPIPEERFETIVVAV
- a CDS encoding NAD(P)H-hydrate dehydratase gives rise to the protein MRVVRRSEMRAIDERAVAEFKIPSLILMENAGRGVADTIEEYFELDGLKVLCVCGKGNNGGDGFVVARHLASRGAEVEIILAGKIDSLKGDAFLNADIARRTKLPIVEIESEDDLTSYSKRVDRFDVIVDAILGTGSHDVPEGIPAKLIEFINHSQSFIVSVDVPSGIDSDAVQYSKDFSVNADVTVSMAYLKPCHLLYPSRLNCGETWIADIGIPTGITDTEGRLRLMTQEEAFSLLPERIEWGNKASFGKVLIIAGSRGMSGAARLAAEAAARTGAGLVYLGFPETMADVFDSTLLEIVKIPLPDTGDGHLALSADELILEKSEDAKLIALGPGLGAHPETVELVKKIFKELKKPLIIDADGINALATDINLLSGKKPPLVLTPHPGELARLIGDKPGEIDQKRLDICEEYAKKWGLVLVLKGAPTITACPSETWINSTGNSGLASGGSGDVLTGIIAGLVAQGMALSPAARFGVWLHGKAADIAVEDIGEHSLLAGDIIEYLPDAMLSLQEEEEEEFEKTCDH